The following proteins come from a genomic window of Pleuronectes platessa chromosome 2, fPlePla1.1, whole genome shotgun sequence:
- the nudt2 gene encoding bis(5'-nucleosyl)-tetraphosphatase [asymmetrical]: MALRACGFIVFRLADSLPPPDNIEYLLLQTSYGKHHWTPPKGHVDPGEDDLTTALRETKEEAGLGADHLRVVDGFLQELRYEVQGRPKEVLYWLAELRDPRTAVTLSDEHQDYRWARLEEACILAQYKDLQDTLRAAQTHLQAREDKQ, encoded by the exons ATGGCGCTGCGAGCCTGTGGCTTCATAGTGTTCCGCCTGGCCGACTCTCTTCCCCCACCAGACAACATCGAGTACCTCCTCCTGCAGACGTCCTACGGCAAGCACCACTGGACCCCACCTAAAG GTCATGTGGACCCAGGGGAGGATGACCTCACCACAGCCCTGAGAGAGACCAAAGAGGAGGCGGGGCTTGGGGCAGATCACCTGCGGGTGGTTGACGGCTTTTTGCAGGAGCTGCGCTACGAAGTGCAAGGCAGACCCAAGGAGGTGCTGTACTGGCTGGCCGAGCTGAGAGACCCACGGACAGCAGTGACTTTGTCGGACGAGCACCAGGACTACCGCTGGGCCCGGCTGGAGGAGGCCTGCATTCTGGCCCAGTACAAAgacctgcaggacacactgagagcagcacagacacacttacAAGCTCGGGAAGACAAACAGTGA
- the LOC128459722 gene encoding transcription factor HES-2-like: MKAAEIRLSLHRPLQHRDPHMAPTITAAMTNSQEHLTRSHKLRKPLVEKLRRERINSSIEQLKSLLGPEFLNQQPDSKLEKADILEMTVCFMTQLLQQNQQQRRLMKHFNKLQSSSEEKLREADFSPLSSTVHSSITKDKSPVSSAPWRPW, encoded by the exons ATGAAGGCAGCAGAGATCAGATTGTCTCTACACAGACCTCTACAGCACAGAGACCCACACATGGCTCCTACAATCACTGCAGCAATGACCAACTCTCAGGAGCATCTGACTCGGAGCCACAAG CTCAGAAAGCCTCTGGTGGAGAAGTTACGCAGAGAGCGAATCAACAGCAGCATCGAGCAGCTCAAGTCTCTCCTGGGTCCAGAGTTCCTCAACCAGCAGCCAGACTCCAAGCTGGAGAAGGCAGACATCCTGGAGATGACCGTTTGCTTCatgacacagctgctgcagcagaaccagcagcagagaagacTGATGAAGCACTTCAACAAGCTGCAGTCTTCctctgaggagaagctgagagagGCTGACTTCTCTCCTCTGAGCTCCACAGTCCACAGCAGCATCACCAAAGACAAGAGTCCggtcagcagcgccccctggaggccgTGGTAG
- the LOC128459704 gene encoding transcription factor HES-2-like, protein MKAAEIRLSLHRPLQHRDPHMAPTITAAMTNSQEHLTRSHKLRKPLVEKLRRERINSSIEQLKSLLGPEFLNQQPDSKLEKADILEMTVCFMTQLLQQNQQQRRLMKHFNKLQSSSEEKLREADLSPLSSTVHSSITKDKSPVSSAPWRPW, encoded by the exons ATGAAGGCAGCAGAGATCAGATTGTCTCTACACAGACCTCTACAGCACAGAGACCCACACATGGCTCCTACAATCACTGCAGCAATGACCAACTCTCAGGAGCATCTGACTCGGAGCCACAAG CTCAGAAAGCCTCTGGTGGAGAAGTTACGCAGAGAGCGAATCAACAGCAGCATCGAGCAGCTCAAGTCTCTCCTGGGTCCAGAGTTCCTCAACCAGCAGCCAGACTCCAAGCTGGAGAAAGCAGACATCCTGGAGATGACCGTTTGCTTCatgacacagctgctgcagcagaaccagcagcagagaagacTGATGAAGCACTTCAACAAGCTGCAGTCTTCctctgaggagaagctgagagagGCTGACCTCTCTCCTCTGAGCTCCACAGTCCACAGCAGCATCACCAAAGACAAGAGTCCggtcagcagcgccccctggaggccgTGGTAG